In Massilia violaceinigra, one DNA window encodes the following:
- a CDS encoding TRAP transporter large permease, producing the protein MNAAIIFALLIVLMLTGMPISISLGLTVLTFLFTMTDVPIQSVALKLFTGIEKFEIMAIPFFILAGNFLTHGGVARRMINFATSMVGHWHGGLALAGVMACALFAAVSGSSPATVVAIGSIILPAMVRQGYPRGFGAGVITTSGALGILIPPSIVMVMYSVTTNTSVGQLFMAGVVPGIMLAGLLGLTTWFLARKHNYPRMPKASWGERWDAFRKSAWGLLLIVIVMGGIYSGKFTPTEAAAMAAVYAFIIAVFVYKDLKFKQVAKVLLDSASMSAMLLYIITNAMLFSFLMTSEGIPQAMAAWITDQGLGVVSFLLVVNILLLLAGNVMEPSSIVLIMAPILFPVAMKLGIDPVHFGILIIVNMEVGMCHPPVGLNLYVASGITKMGISELTVAVMPWLLTMLGFLVVVTYVPQISLWLPNLIYN; encoded by the coding sequence ATGAACGCCGCCATCATTTTCGCCCTGCTGATCGTGTTGATGTTGACGGGCATGCCGATTTCGATTTCGCTCGGCCTGACCGTATTGACGTTCCTGTTTACCATGACCGACGTGCCGATCCAGTCGGTCGCGCTCAAGCTGTTTACCGGCATCGAGAAGTTCGAGATCATGGCGATCCCGTTCTTCATTTTGGCGGGCAATTTCCTCACGCACGGCGGCGTGGCGCGGCGCATGATCAACTTCGCCACCTCGATGGTGGGCCACTGGCACGGCGGCCTGGCGCTGGCTGGCGTGATGGCCTGCGCGCTGTTCGCGGCCGTGTCCGGTTCCAGCCCGGCCACGGTGGTGGCGATTGGCTCGATCATCCTGCCGGCCATGGTGCGCCAGGGCTATCCGCGCGGCTTCGGCGCCGGCGTCATCACCACCTCGGGCGCGCTGGGGATCCTGATTCCGCCGTCGATCGTGATGGTGATGTATTCGGTCACCACCAATACCTCGGTCGGCCAGCTGTTCATGGCCGGCGTGGTGCCGGGTATCATGCTGGCCGGCCTGCTGGGCCTGACCACCTGGTTCCTGGCGCGCAAGCACAACTATCCGCGCATGCCGAAGGCGAGCTGGGGCGAGCGCTGGGATGCGTTCCGCAAGAGCGCCTGGGGCTTGCTGCTGATCGTGATCGTGATGGGCGGGATTTATTCGGGCAAGTTCACCCCGACCGAAGCGGCCGCGATGGCGGCGGTGTACGCCTTCATCATCGCCGTGTTCGTCTACAAGGACTTGAAGTTCAAGCAGGTCGCCAAGGTACTGCTCGATTCGGCGTCGATGTCGGCCATGCTGCTGTACATCATCACCAACGCGATGCTGTTTTCGTTCCTGATGACCAGCGAAGGCATTCCGCAAGCGATGGCGGCCTGGATTACCGATCAGGGCCTGGGCGTGGTCAGCTTCCTGCTGGTCGTGAATATCTTGCTGCTGTTGGCCGGCAACGTGATGGAACCATCGTCGATCGTCCTGATCATGGCGCCTATCCTGTTCCCGGTGGCGATGAAACTGGGCATCGATCCGGTGCACTTCGGCATCCTGATCATCGTCAACATGGAAGTGGGCATGTGCCATCCGCCGGTGGGCCTGAACCTGTACGTGGCCTCGGGCATTACCAAGATGGGCATCTCGGAATTGACGGTGGCGGTCATGCCGTGGCTGCTGACGATGCTGGGCTTCCTGGTGGTGGTGACGTACGTACCACAGATCTCCCTGTGGCTGCCAAATTTAATTTACAACTGA
- a CDS encoding TRAP transporter small permease: protein MKFLDHLEEWIIASLMGAATLVVFVAVVHRYFSGLPIPGVQDWLIQINTSWAQELCIYMFVWMAKFGAAYGVRTGIHVGIDVIINRLSAPWRDKFIVFGLLAGATFTAIVGTLGANFVWHMAQTDQTSSDLEVPMWLVYLAVPLGSYLMCFRFIQVAVHFIRTGTLPKHDHGHVEGLDDEIAAAKGGAA from the coding sequence ATGAAATTTCTCGACCATCTGGAAGAGTGGATCATTGCGAGCCTGATGGGCGCAGCCACGCTCGTTGTGTTCGTTGCGGTGGTCCACCGCTATTTTTCCGGCCTGCCGATTCCGGGCGTGCAGGATTGGCTGATTCAAATTAACACCAGCTGGGCCCAGGAACTGTGCATCTACATGTTCGTCTGGATGGCGAAATTCGGGGCCGCGTATGGCGTGCGCACCGGCATCCACGTCGGCATCGATGTGATCATCAACCGCCTGAGCGCCCCATGGCGCGACAAGTTCATCGTGTTCGGCCTGCTGGCCGGCGCCACGTTTACCGCCATCGTCGGTACCCTGGGCGCCAATTTCGTCTGGCACATGGCGCAGACCGACCAGACCTCGTCCGACCTTGAAGTGCCGATGTGGCTGGTGTACCTGGCGGTGCCGCTCGGTTCCTACCTGATGTGCTTCCGCTTCATCCAGGTGGCCGTGCATTTCATCCGCACCGGCACCTTGCCCAAGCATGACCACGGCCATGTCGAAGGCCTGGACGACGAGATCGCCGCCGCGAAAGGCGGTGCCGCATGA
- a CDS encoding response regulator transcription factor, whose protein sequence is MLHIVDDEDVLRDSLVWLARSRGIDACGHASAHLFLEQAAARFDAQGDCLLLDVRMPDLNGVAVFDQLVARGLTARLPVIFLTGHGDVPMAVDSLKRGAFDFFEKPFDGNRLMDRVEEALAMSRQAGASALVQARLASLSAREREVLDLILAGKMNKVVADQLGISMRTVEVHRAHIFDKMQVKTAVELAGLLK, encoded by the coding sequence ATGTTGCATATCGTCGATGACGAGGACGTCCTGCGCGACTCCCTCGTCTGGCTGGCGCGCTCCCGCGGCATTGACGCCTGCGGGCACGCCAGCGCCCACCTTTTCCTGGAACAGGCCGCGGCCCGCTTCGACGCGCAGGGCGATTGCCTGCTGCTCGACGTGCGCATGCCCGACCTGAACGGCGTGGCCGTGTTCGACCAATTGGTCGCGCGCGGCCTGACCGCGCGCCTGCCCGTCATCTTCCTGACCGGCCACGGCGACGTGCCGATGGCGGTCGACAGCCTGAAACGCGGCGCCTTCGACTTTTTTGAGAAGCCGTTCGACGGCAACCGCCTGATGGACCGGGTCGAGGAAGCGCTGGCGATGTCGCGCCAGGCGGGCGCCAGCGCGCTGGTGCAGGCGCGCCTGGCCAGCCTGTCGGCGCGCGAACGCGAAGTGCTGGACCTGATCCTGGCCGGCAAGATGAACAAGGTCGTCGCCGACCAGCTCGGCATCAGCATGCGCACGGTGGAAGTGCACCGCGCCCATATCTTCGACAAGATGCAGGTGAAAACCGCGGTGGAACTGGCCGGCCTGCTCAAATAG
- a CDS encoding DUF3052 family protein yields the protein MSEKTIADKMYLKTAKSLAVFNGAVHPAMMEQLPKSLINEDEGLADVVLVFALSQAELERWFPAALERLGDKGSLWVAYLKPSAPKATDLTRDSIFAWAKERGVTGVAMISMDSDWSAVRLKRL from the coding sequence ATGAGCGAGAAAACGATAGCCGACAAGATGTACCTGAAGACGGCCAAGTCGCTGGCGGTCTTCAATGGCGCGGTGCATCCCGCCATGATGGAACAGTTGCCGAAGAGCTTGATCAACGAAGACGAAGGACTGGCGGACGTGGTGCTGGTGTTCGCGCTGAGCCAGGCTGAACTGGAACGCTGGTTTCCGGCCGCGCTGGAGCGGCTGGGCGACAAGGGGTCCTTGTGGGTGGCCTACCTCAAGCCGAGCGCGCCGAAGGCCACCGACCTCACCCGCGATTCCATTTTCGCGTGGGCCAAGGAGCGCGGGGTGACCGGCGTGGCGATGATATCGATGGATAGCGACTGGTCGGCGGTGAGGTTGAAAAGGTTGTAG
- a CDS encoding RHS repeat-associated core domain-containing protein encodes MTNASLFQSLIYPIRSALILLLVGLGNACAESNLPEGTIGWWYFTGIMSPIRYTTDPVTACQKGAWNHTKQPLVEMRPYKDRRDMFLCYYSLRPGGSVRWYGEANLHCKPGYRTYGQGFCRKAGLERPTPLKCGEAAGNPVQFMSGVKIQHETDQGGGTNDVLSVQRTYRSVRDSGAGQSAGVGWSFSFERVFSAPKDSTGKTRAIVTGALSDGSNFEFRRQGDGTYKSSYDRSTTLEVQGPDDAIWLVTTPDGTVERYLRIDDDFRLSSVHTRTGTAAHYTYDAKSQLTKIVDTSGRSLAIAWEGDVIASISSASGSVRYEYERTVIQGYPAIAGTARLIAVHYLDRSGIETSSRAYHYEDPNDRFLLTGITDEHGKRFATYAYNGDGQAVLTEHADGAQRYTFAYPSHTSRIVTDPLGSSRSIDLGFDVNRSTRRIVGESQPAGSGCAASAKATTYSATGDVASRTDFNGNKTCFISDHVRGTELARVTGLGKDDACPASIDSAIPAAARKTSTRWHPDWPLATTTASPGRTETTVYNGQRDAAGKVVECAGGAVLPNGKPIAVVCRRSVEATSDSNGGLGFAAARTGPVQEWRYTYNRTGQMLTSSGPVDANGKAESSSMVYYDDTSASHHPGDLASMRNSVGEVTNYLEYSEDGFPTKIQRPNGQMVGFEYGPRQRLMSSTVRAASGQAEITRYEYDVAGQLIRMTAPDGSALSYTYDDAHRMTGLRDRAGNSISLTLDAMGNVVRREVKDPSGKLVAQTARAFDALNRLQREQRSAKDPGARFEYDPAGNLTSSTDQLARVSTGTYDTFNRLIQQKSPAADASGKPATIDYAYTPQDQLASVLDPRRLQTRYVVNGLGQKTALISPDTGTTTTQFDGAGKVILSTDAAGRKTVYRYDAAGRVNAIGTSTFEYGAAGSPAAGRVTAMTDEAGKTMFAYDGMGRLARKEQTSGPASRRFVTVYTYGSEGSAVGHVTSMTYPSGNRIDITYDSNGKPSTLSLTRPNAARTTILSQITYQPFGAVRAWLWGNHSAGTPNKYERQFDLENRVVSYPLGHLMSGGSLRTLDYDAAGRIVASTHAGNATSSRLDQRYSYDGRDRLIGFTSSATSQRFEYDANGNRTKVILGVNSFFNTINPGSNRLTATSGPVPAKRNTYDATGNLINDGTIRYVYGHNGRLSSATGLSGAAMQYRYNGLGQRTMKSDAAGATNYLVYDEAGRIVGEYETTGTPVQETIYLEGLPVALIKPRTAAGAGESVYYIYVDHLATPRIITRASDNKMVWRWDAANPFGEDPPDENPNSQGKFTYNLRFPGQYYDRETNLYYNYYRDYDAQTGRYVQSDPIGLAGGINTYAYVHGMPTMLIDPTGEFGMPGAIAGAIVGGVTGAYGANVTGGNVWRGALIGAIGGGIVGGSGGWLTGSILGNVAIRAGAGVIGNAAGQGQNINDPCFSGFNYGAMVGSGIGGALGGLIAPGAWATPFGAPLGAQVVPRAIAGIPGAGVSATGGIVGTQMGKKSENCECAK; translated from the coding sequence ATGACTAACGCAAGCCTGTTTCAGTCGCTTATTTATCCCATACGGTCCGCGCTGATACTGCTGCTAGTGGGGCTCGGCAATGCGTGTGCGGAGAGTAACCTACCAGAGGGGACAATCGGCTGGTGGTATTTCACCGGAATTATGAGTCCAATTCGTTATACGACTGATCCGGTTACTGCCTGTCAAAAAGGGGCGTGGAATCACACGAAACAGCCGCTTGTCGAGATGCGGCCTTACAAAGACCGGCGCGATATGTTTCTGTGCTACTACAGCTTACGTCCCGGAGGCAGCGTTCGCTGGTATGGAGAGGCCAATCTGCATTGCAAACCAGGATATCGGACTTATGGACAGGGCTTTTGTCGTAAGGCAGGGCTGGAACGTCCGACGCCGTTGAAATGCGGAGAGGCGGCAGGAAACCCGGTTCAGTTTATGAGCGGCGTCAAAATCCAACATGAAACCGATCAGGGTGGCGGCACCAACGATGTATTGAGCGTCCAGCGCACCTACCGTAGCGTGCGTGATAGCGGGGCTGGCCAATCAGCAGGCGTGGGCTGGTCATTTTCCTTCGAGCGAGTTTTTTCTGCGCCAAAAGACTCGACTGGCAAGACCAGAGCGATTGTCACCGGGGCACTGAGCGACGGCAGCAATTTTGAATTCCGGCGACAGGGCGACGGCACATATAAATCCAGCTACGACAGAAGCACGACCCTGGAAGTGCAAGGCCCAGATGACGCCATCTGGCTTGTGACAACGCCGGACGGCACCGTCGAGCGCTACCTCCGGATCGATGACGATTTCAGGCTCAGTAGCGTTCATACGCGCACCGGCACGGCCGCGCATTACACCTACGACGCCAAAAGCCAGCTCACCAAGATTGTCGACACAAGCGGCCGTAGCCTGGCGATCGCTTGGGAGGGCGATGTCATCGCGTCGATCTCCAGCGCTTCCGGTAGCGTCCGCTACGAATATGAGCGGACTGTCATACAAGGTTACCCGGCCATTGCAGGCACGGCTCGCCTGATCGCTGTGCATTACCTAGACCGCTCTGGCATCGAGACGTCATCGCGTGCGTACCACTACGAAGACCCCAATGATCGCTTCCTGCTTACCGGAATTACCGATGAACATGGCAAGCGCTTTGCCACGTATGCGTACAACGGAGACGGGCAGGCCGTGCTGACGGAGCACGCCGACGGTGCGCAGCGCTACACATTTGCTTATCCCAGCCACACCAGCCGGATCGTGACCGATCCGCTCGGCAGCAGCCGCAGCATCGACCTTGGATTCGACGTCAATCGCAGCACGAGGCGGATTGTCGGCGAAAGCCAGCCCGCAGGCTCTGGCTGCGCCGCAAGTGCCAAGGCAACCACCTACAGCGCCACAGGCGACGTGGCGAGCCGTACCGACTTCAATGGAAACAAGACCTGCTTTATCAGCGACCACGTCCGTGGAACCGAGCTGGCACGCGTGACCGGGCTGGGCAAAGATGATGCCTGCCCCGCGAGTATCGACAGCGCGATTCCAGCCGCTGCGCGCAAGACGAGTACGCGCTGGCATCCGGACTGGCCCCTGGCCACCACGACCGCCTCGCCTGGGCGCACGGAAACGACGGTCTACAACGGCCAGCGCGATGCCGCTGGCAAGGTGGTGGAATGCGCTGGCGGCGCAGTGCTGCCCAATGGGAAGCCAATCGCCGTCGTATGCCGCAGGAGCGTCGAGGCGACCAGCGACAGCAATGGCGGGCTCGGTTTTGCTGCGGCGCGAACGGGCCCCGTTCAGGAATGGCGTTACACCTACAACCGCACCGGGCAGATGCTGACGAGCAGCGGCCCGGTCGATGCCAACGGCAAGGCCGAATCGTCGAGCATGGTCTATTACGATGATACCAGCGCAAGTCACCACCCGGGGGACCTGGCGAGCATGCGCAACAGCGTTGGCGAAGTCACCAATTACCTTGAATACAGCGAAGATGGCTTTCCGACCAAAATCCAGCGTCCCAACGGCCAGATGGTCGGATTTGAATACGGACCACGCCAGCGCTTGATGTCCAGCACCGTCCGCGCAGCGAGTGGGCAAGCCGAAATCACGCGATACGAATATGACGTTGCGGGCCAGCTGATCCGTATGACTGCGCCCGACGGCTCGGCGCTAAGCTACACCTACGACGACGCGCACCGCATGACGGGCTTGCGCGACCGCGCTGGCAATAGCATCAGCCTCACGCTTGATGCCATGGGCAATGTCGTGCGGCGGGAAGTGAAGGACCCGAGCGGCAAACTGGTGGCGCAGACCGCGCGCGCCTTTGATGCACTCAATCGCCTGCAGCGAGAACAGCGCAGTGCAAAAGACCCGGGCGCGCGCTTTGAATACGACCCGGCCGGCAACCTGACATCGAGTACTGATCAACTGGCGCGCGTCAGCACGGGAACTTACGACACGTTCAATCGTCTGATCCAACAGAAGTCCCCGGCGGCGGATGCCTCGGGCAAGCCGGCAACCATCGATTACGCATACACGCCGCAGGATCAGCTTGCATCGGTGCTTGATCCGCGTCGCTTGCAGACGCGCTACGTCGTCAACGGGCTGGGGCAGAAGACGGCGCTCATCAGCCCGGATACTGGCACCACGACCACGCAATTCGATGGAGCTGGGAAAGTGATATTGAGCACCGATGCCGCTGGACGCAAGACCGTCTATCGATACGACGCGGCGGGTCGCGTGAACGCCATCGGCACCAGCACGTTTGAATATGGGGCGGCCGGCAGTCCCGCGGCTGGGCGTGTGACGGCAATGACGGATGAGGCTGGAAAAACGATGTTCGCCTACGATGGCATGGGTAGGCTCGCTCGGAAGGAACAGACGAGCGGCCCGGCGTCCAGGCGCTTCGTGACCGTCTACACCTACGGTAGTGAGGGAAGCGCTGTTGGGCACGTCACCTCGATGACCTACCCCAGCGGCAATCGCATCGACATCACCTACGACAGCAATGGGAAGCCGTCGACCCTCAGCCTGACGCGCCCGAATGCTGCGCGCACCACGATTCTAAGTCAGATAACCTACCAACCGTTTGGGGCCGTGCGCGCATGGTTATGGGGCAATCACAGTGCGGGCACTCCGAACAAATACGAGCGCCAGTTCGACCTGGAAAACCGTGTTGTTAGTTACCCGCTTGGTCATCTCATGAGCGGTGGTTCGCTGCGTACGCTCGATTACGATGCCGCCGGTCGGATCGTGGCGAGCACCCATGCGGGGAACGCTACGTCAAGCAGGCTGGACCAAAGGTACAGCTACGACGGACGTGATCGGTTGATCGGCTTTACCAGCAGCGCCACCAGTCAACGCTTCGAGTACGATGCGAACGGTAACCGGACAAAAGTTATTCTGGGAGTCAATAGCTTCTTCAACACGATCAATCCCGGCAGTAACCGGCTAACGGCCACTTCCGGACCGGTGCCGGCAAAACGCAATACGTACGACGCCACCGGCAACCTTATTAACGATGGAACGATACGCTACGTCTATGGCCACAATGGACGCCTGAGTAGTGCCACAGGCCTCAGTGGCGCGGCCATGCAATACCGCTACAACGGGCTTGGCCAACGGACCATGAAGTCGGATGCAGCTGGCGCAACGAATTACCTCGTCTATGACGAAGCCGGCCGCATAGTAGGGGAGTACGAAACCACGGGAACTCCAGTACAGGAAACGATTTATCTGGAGGGATTGCCTGTCGCCCTTATCAAACCCCGTACGGCGGCGGGCGCCGGGGAAAGTGTGTACTACATCTATGTCGACCACTTGGCAACACCGCGCATAATCACCCGCGCTAGCGACAACAAAATGGTGTGGCGATGGGATGCTGCAAACCCCTTCGGCGAGGATCCGCCTGATGAAAACCCGAATTCACAAGGTAAATTCACTTACAATCTGCGCTTTCCCGGACAGTATTATGATCGCGAAACCAATCTCTATTACAACTACTATCGCGACTACGATGCCCAAACGGGGCGGTACGTCCAAAGCGATCCCATTGGCTTAGCGGGCGGCATCAATACTTATGCCTATGTCCATGGCATGCCCACTATGCTCATTGATCCAACAGGTGAGTTCGGGATGCCAGGGGCGATTGCAGGGGCAATTGTTGGTGGTGTTACTGGCGCATATGGCGCAAACGTTACCGGTGGAAATGTTTGGCGTGGCGCGCTAATCGGAGCAATTGGGGGAGGGATAGTCGGTGGCTCTGGTGGTTGGCTTACTGGTTCAATCCTTGGTAATGTCGCAATTCGAGCTGGGGCTGGCGTCATCGGCAATGCGGCGGGGCAAGGTCAGAACATTAATGATCCGTGTTTCTCAGGCTTCAATTACGGTGCAATGGTTGGATCTGGAATCGGCGGTGCGCTTGGCGGATTAATAGCCCCCGGTGCATGGGCAACGCCTTTCGGTGCACCTCTCGGTGCGCAAGTGGTGCCTCGTGCAATCGCTGGTATCCCTGGCGCTGGCGTATCGGCAACTGGTGGGATCGTTGGAACTCAAATGGGCAAGAAATCTGAGAACTGTGAGTGTGCGAAATGA
- a CDS encoding TRAP transporter substrate-binding protein — MQIKSLVVALAAAASFNAWAQAPIVIKFSHVVATDTPKGQAAERFKVLAEKATMNRVKVEVYPNSQLYKDKEELEALQLGAVQMLAPSLAKFGPLGVKEFEAFDLPYIFPSKAALYSVTEGPIGKGLLQKLEPKGITGLAYWDNGFKVMSANKQLRVPADFRGQKLRIQSSKVLDAQMRALGANPQVLAFSEVYQALQTGVVDGTENPPSNMFTQKMHEVQKHVTLSNHGYLGYAVIVNKKFWDGLPADIRASLVKAMAEATTFEKAIAQRDNDLALEAIRKTGKTAIYTPTAAEQAEWRKVLLPVHKQMESRIGAELIGAINKTAAAAK, encoded by the coding sequence ATGCAAATTAAATCGCTCGTCGTCGCGCTCGCCGCCGCGGCCAGTTTCAATGCATGGGCGCAAGCGCCGATCGTCATCAAATTCAGCCATGTTGTGGCAACCGACACACCCAAAGGCCAGGCCGCGGAGCGCTTCAAGGTGCTGGCCGAGAAAGCCACCATGAACCGGGTGAAGGTCGAAGTCTACCCGAACAGCCAGCTGTACAAGGACAAGGAAGAGCTCGAAGCCTTGCAGCTGGGCGCGGTGCAAATGCTGGCCCCCTCGCTGGCCAAGTTCGGCCCGCTGGGTGTGAAGGAATTCGAAGCCTTCGACCTGCCTTACATTTTCCCGAGCAAGGCGGCGCTGTACAGCGTCACCGAAGGCCCGATCGGCAAGGGTTTGCTGCAAAAACTCGAACCGAAGGGCATTACCGGCCTGGCGTATTGGGATAACGGCTTCAAGGTGATGTCGGCCAACAAGCAGCTGCGCGTGCCGGCCGACTTCCGCGGCCAGAAGCTGCGCATCCAGTCGTCCAAGGTGCTCGACGCCCAGATGCGCGCGCTCGGCGCCAATCCGCAGGTGCTGGCCTTCTCCGAGGTGTACCAGGCGCTCCAGACCGGCGTGGTCGACGGCACCGAGAATCCGCCATCGAACATGTTCACGCAAAAGATGCACGAAGTGCAGAAGCACGTGACCCTGTCGAACCACGGCTACCTGGGCTATGCCGTCATCGTCAACAAGAAATTCTGGGATGGCTTGCCGGCCGATATACGCGCCAGCCTGGTCAAGGCGATGGCCGAGGCCACCACGTTCGAGAAAGCCATCGCCCAGCGCGATAACGACCTGGCGCTCGAGGCGATCAGGAAAACCGGCAAGACCGCCATCTACACGCCAACCGCGGCCGAACAGGCCGAATGGCGCAAGGTATTGCTGCCGGTGCACAAACAGATGGAAAGCCGCATCGGCGCTGAGCTGATCGGTGCGATCAACAAAACGGCCGCGGCAGCGAAGTAA
- a CDS encoding DUF2061 domain-containing protein: protein MVRAAAKTTSRIATHMAIAFALTWLMTGSIALGGLAALIEPVLNVALLPLHETAWHALAGLARTARGRMLALGLEKLSQTGLHIAVAFGVMAWASGSLAFGGLAALIEPVLNVIVLPFHDRLWDRFGKGGRKQIEQHNQHENERNGAYPGQTLVA from the coding sequence ATGGTCAGGGCAGCGGCAAAAACGACGAGCAGGATCGCCACCCACATGGCCATCGCCTTCGCCCTGACCTGGCTGATGACCGGTTCGATCGCGCTCGGCGGGCTGGCCGCCCTGATCGAGCCGGTGCTCAACGTGGCGCTGCTGCCGCTGCACGAAACAGCCTGGCATGCGCTGGCGGGGCTAGCGCGCACGGCGCGTGGCCGCATGCTGGCGCTGGGGCTGGAAAAGCTCAGCCAGACCGGTCTGCACATCGCGGTCGCCTTCGGCGTGATGGCCTGGGCCAGCGGCTCGCTGGCCTTCGGCGGGCTGGCGGCGCTGATCGAACCGGTGCTCAACGTCATCGTCCTGCCCTTCCACGACCGCCTGTGGGACCGCTTCGGCAAGGGTGGCCGCAAACAAATTGAACAACATAATCAACATGAAAATGAACGCAACGGTGCGTACCCGGGTCAAACACTGGTAGCATAA
- a CDS encoding PAS domain S-box protein, whose protein sequence is MTSSSKPTRPPFVLGGPWRWLLPVLLVLLFLAVLFWLPWQARQMEANERQEQLIADTLWVEQTIRFELTRNEEALAALGAELAEGKLDQAVLQARLAQMIKLSHELEQVRWYDADARLILSSAAPGAPSLREPARDAAEMARAGRSGRYAEPYRGALPHQRLLDYHLPLFRDGAYVGSLVATVDLKILLDETVPWWFAQDNAISLLDRDDALLAKRAAAGPGRGVYTHKRALDLAGASVMLATDSVKSEPRLLPNLLVGSVVLLALGLVASLAALWRHIARRLAAEGALRQQMAFRTAMENSLVTGLRARDLEGRVTYVNPAFCQMVGLPAEELLGKTPPMPYWAPEAMAVYQQRFAAVLAGEATQQFETIFQRTDGVRVPVLIFEAPLVDSDGRQTGWMSSILDISDLKRVEELNRQQQEKLQASARLATMGEISSMLAHELNQPLAAIASYTTGALNVLGRAQASAEAVDAGQLKPALEQASLQAQRAGQIIRSVHEFVKKREPQRQQIGVHALVEGIYALIELQARKFYVVLETHIAPDLPCVSADRMMLEQVLLNLTRNGIEAMQDIAPGRRVLRISATCEHGQVCVAVTDQGHGIAPEVAERLFSPFFSTKAEGMGMGLSVCRSAVEFHGGSLKHAANPAGGTIFSFSLPAQAAPLG, encoded by the coding sequence ATGACTTCCTCATCCAAGCCCACGCGTCCCCCTTTCGTGCTCGGCGGCCCGTGGCGCTGGCTGCTGCCGGTGCTGCTGGTGCTGCTGTTTCTGGCGGTACTGTTCTGGCTGCCGTGGCAGGCGCGCCAGATGGAAGCCAACGAGCGCCAGGAGCAATTGATCGCCGACACCCTGTGGGTCGAGCAAACCATCCGCTTCGAACTGACCCGCAACGAGGAAGCGCTGGCCGCGCTCGGCGCCGAACTGGCCGAAGGCAAGCTGGACCAAGCGGTACTGCAGGCGCGCCTGGCCCAGATGATCAAGCTCAGCCACGAGCTGGAGCAGGTGCGCTGGTACGATGCCGACGCCCGCCTGATCTTGTCGAGCGCGGCGCCCGGCGCCCCTTCCCTGCGCGAACCCGCGCGCGACGCCGCCGAGATGGCGCGCGCCGGGCGCAGCGGGCGCTACGCCGAACCGTATCGCGGCGCCCTGCCCCACCAGCGCCTGCTCGACTACCACCTGCCGCTGTTTCGCGACGGCGCCTACGTGGGCAGCCTGGTGGCCACGGTCGACCTCAAGATCCTGCTCGACGAAACCGTGCCCTGGTGGTTCGCCCAGGATAACGCCATCTCCCTGCTCGACCGCGACGACGCGCTGCTGGCCAAGCGCGCCGCCGCCGGTCCCGGGCGCGGGGTGTACACCCACAAGCGCGCGCTCGACCTGGCGGGCGCCTCGGTCATGCTGGCCACCGACAGCGTCAAGAGCGAGCCGCGCCTGCTGCCCAACCTGCTGGTCGGATCGGTGGTGCTGCTGGCGCTGGGGCTGGTGGCCAGCCTGGCGGCGCTGTGGCGCCACATCGCGCGCCGGCTGGCGGCCGAAGGCGCGCTGCGCCAGCAGATGGCGTTTCGCACGGCCATGGAAAATTCGCTGGTCACCGGCCTGCGCGCGCGCGACCTGGAAGGGCGCGTCACCTACGTCAACCCGGCGTTTTGCCAGATGGTCGGCCTGCCGGCCGAGGAACTGCTGGGCAAAACCCCGCCCATGCCCTACTGGGCGCCGGAAGCGATGGCGGTCTACCAGCAGCGCTTCGCCGCCGTGCTGGCCGGCGAAGCGACCCAGCAGTTCGAAACCATCTTCCAGCGCACCGACGGCGTGCGCGTGCCGGTGCTCATTTTCGAGGCTCCGCTGGTCGACAGCGACGGGCGCCAGACCGGCTGGATGAGTTCGATTCTCGACATCTCCGACCTGAAACGCGTCGAGGAACTCAACCGCCAGCAGCAGGAAAAGCTGCAAGCGAGCGCGCGCCTGGCCACCATGGGCGAGATTTCCTCGATGCTGGCGCACGAGCTGAACCAGCCGCTGGCGGCGATCGCCAGTTACACCACGGGCGCGCTGAACGTGCTGGGACGGGCCCAGGCCAGCGCCGAGGCGGTCGACGCCGGCCAGCTCAAGCCGGCGCTGGAACAGGCCAGCCTGCAAGCCCAGCGGGCCGGCCAGATCATCCGCAGCGTGCACGAGTTCGTCAAAAAGCGAGAACCGCAGCGCCAGCAGATTGGCGTCCATGCCCTGGTCGAGGGCATTTACGCGCTGATCGAACTGCAGGCGCGCAAGTTTTACGTGGTGCTGGAAACCCATATCGCGCCCGACCTGCCGTGCGTGAGCGCCGACCGCATGATGCTCGAACAGGTTTTGCTGAACCTGACGCGCAACGGCATCGAAGCGATGCAGGACATCGCCCCCGGGCGGCGGGTACTGCGCATCAGCGCCACCTGCGAGCATGGCCAGGTGTGCGTGGCCGTCACCGACCAGGGCCACGGCATTGCGCCCGAGGTGGCCGAACGCTTGTTTTCGCCGTTTTTCTCGACCAAGGCCGAAGGCATGGGCATGGGTTTGTCGGTGTGCCGCAGCGCCGTCGAATTTCACGGCGGCAGCCTGAAACACGCCGCCAATCCGGCCGGCGGCACCATCTTCAGCTTCAGCTTGCCGGCGCAAGCGGCGCCGCTGGGGTAG